A stretch of the Cytobacillus luteolus genome encodes the following:
- a CDS encoding MATE family efflux transporter, with translation MKAVVTSVTLNQATPLGHRQYLALALPLIISGISTPILGAVDTAVVGRMPVPAAIGGVAIGAVIFNTMYWLLGFLRVSTSGFTAQAEGAKNENEMLASFFRPAILAVVFGLLFIILQQPIINIALPLIGGTKEVSAYAETYFTIRIWGAPFILVSYVIIGWLIGMGKVKLALATQIVMNVLNIILDIVFVMGLGFGVAGVAYATLIAEVSAILFGILVIVKTNKVSFSKLKLSMLLEAEALVKMVKVNRDLFLRTVCLLTMTVIFTAKGASMGEITLAANAILLQIHYIMAYLIGGFANASSILVGRAIGGKNEALYKRAYFLSAQWGVLTVVLLTSVIMLFGNELVSFFTTITAVQETAASLLIWLVIFPIVGFWGLLLEGIFSGATEAGPVRNSIFMALLLFIVAIWWLVPTYQNQGVWLAFVIFSLGRSVFLWLHVPRLTRGKFMSS, from the coding sequence ATGAAGGCTGTGGTGACTTCTGTTACATTAAATCAGGCTACACCTTTAGGTCATCGGCAGTATTTGGCATTGGCCCTTCCACTTATTATTTCTGGTATTTCAACTCCTATCTTAGGGGCGGTAGATACAGCGGTTGTTGGGAGAATGCCTGTACCAGCAGCGATTGGTGGAGTGGCGATTGGTGCAGTAATTTTTAATACAATGTACTGGCTTCTTGGCTTTTTAAGAGTGAGTACGAGTGGATTTACCGCGCAGGCCGAAGGGGCAAAGAATGAAAACGAAATGCTCGCTTCCTTTTTCAGACCAGCGATTTTGGCTGTTGTTTTTGGGCTTTTATTCATCATTCTGCAGCAGCCGATCATCAACATTGCGTTACCTTTGATTGGTGGGACGAAAGAAGTGTCAGCCTATGCGGAAACGTATTTCACGATTCGTATTTGGGGAGCACCGTTTATTCTAGTAAGCTATGTTATTATTGGCTGGTTAATTGGGATGGGGAAGGTCAAGTTAGCTCTAGCCACTCAGATTGTCATGAACGTTCTGAACATCATTCTCGATATTGTCTTTGTGATGGGCCTAGGCTTTGGTGTTGCTGGAGTAGCCTATGCTACATTAATTGCTGAGGTTAGTGCCATATTATTTGGGATTCTGGTGATTGTAAAAACAAATAAAGTAAGCTTTAGTAAACTGAAACTTTCGATGCTATTAGAAGCTGAAGCTCTAGTAAAGATGGTTAAGGTGAATCGCGATTTGTTCTTAAGGACCGTTTGTTTACTTACGATGACAGTCATTTTTACCGCGAAAGGTGCGAGTATGGGTGAGATAACGCTAGCAGCAAATGCTATTTTACTCCAGATTCATTATATAATGGCTTATTTGATAGGCGGTTTTGCCAATGCCTCTAGCATTCTAGTGGGGAGGGCCATTGGTGGAAAAAATGAAGCTTTATATAAAAGAGCCTATTTCCTTTCAGCTCAATGGGGGGTACTGACCGTTGTTCTATTGACATCGGTTATTATGCTCTTTGGAAATGAACTTGTTTCATTTTTCACAACCATTACTGCGGTTCAGGAAACGGCCGCTAGTCTATTAATCTGGTTGGTTATTTTTCCGATTGTTGGATTCTGGGGCTTATTACTAGAAGGGATTTTTTCTGGAGCAACTGAGGCTGGACCTGTTAGGAATTCCATCTTTATGGCTTTGCTACTCTTTATAGTAGCCATCTGGTGGCTCGTACCGACTTATCAGAACCAAGGGGTATGGTTAGCGTTTGTGATATTTAGTCTAGGGCGATCTGTGTTTCTTTGGTTGCATGTGCCGAGATTGACGAGGGGTAAGTTTATGTCATCGTAA
- a CDS encoding alpha/beta hydrolase family protein: MENQPFTTTLCDPDKIGIIGGSYGGNMVLATLAFRQEEFKVGVDIFGVTNWERTLKNIPSWWESMRDALYQKLGNPYEQVEYIRSISPLFHGDKINKPVIVLQGANDPRVLQVESDEMVDELRKNKVPTEYIVFTDEGHGFSKKENRITGYRAILEFLDKYLK, translated from the coding sequence GTGGAGAATCAACCGTTTACTACAACCCTCTGCGACCCAGATAAGATTGGTATCATCGGAGGAAGCTATGGCGGCAATATGGTACTAGCAACACTAGCCTTTCGCCAAGAAGAGTTTAAAGTAGGAGTCGATATTTTCGGTGTAACAAATTGGGAGAGAACGCTGAAGAACATTCCATCGTGGTGGGAATCCATGAGAGACGCCCTTTACCAGAAGTTAGGGAATCCATATGAGCAGGTAGAGTATATCCGAAGTATATCACCACTTTTTCATGGAGATAAAATTAACAAGCCCGTCATTGTCTTGCAAGGAGCAAACGACCCACGTGTCCTTCAGGTGGAATCCGATGAGATGGTCGATGAACTTCGCAAAAACAAAGTTCCAACAGAATATATCGTCTTCACAGATGAAGGCCATGGCTTTTCCAAGAAAGAAAACCGAATTACAGGATATCGTGCGATTTTAGAGTTTTTAGATAAGTATTTAAAGTGA
- a CDS encoding MSMEG_1061 family FMN-dependent PPOX-type flavoprotein yields the protein MELINFSTDAITSEEEVRELVGTPHEYVVKKSIPVLDEHCKRFIEMSPLYFLSTSNAEGQCDVSPKGDFPCGIQILNNKQLVIPDRPGNRRVDSIINILSNPHIGLLFLIPGLEEVLRINGRATIIKKPELLNNMSLNGKPPLLGIGVDIEECFIHCSRALKKSKVWNTDSWPNTEDLPSWLDIFHAALEHNGVEVKR from the coding sequence ATGGAGTTAATCAATTTTTCTACAGATGCAATCACCTCAGAAGAAGAGGTTCGTGAACTAGTTGGAACACCACATGAATATGTCGTTAAAAAAAGTATACCGGTGTTAGACGAGCATTGTAAGAGGTTTATAGAAATGTCACCACTTTATTTTCTGTCTACGTCAAATGCGGAGGGGCAATGTGATGTTTCTCCAAAAGGGGATTTTCCGTGTGGAATTCAAATCTTAAACAACAAGCAATTAGTGATTCCGGATCGACCAGGTAACAGACGAGTAGACTCGATCATCAATATATTATCCAATCCACATATAGGACTTTTATTCCTTATTCCGGGGCTAGAAGAGGTACTGCGCATAAATGGACGGGCCACCATCATTAAAAAACCCGAGCTTTTAAACAACATGAGCCTAAATGGAAAGCCACCACTACTTGGTATCGGTGTGGATATAGAAGAATGCTTTATCCACTGCTCTCGCGCACTGAAAAAATCAAAAGTATGGAACACCGACTCATGGCCAAACACAGAAGACCTACCATCCTGGTTAGACATATTTCATGCAGCCTTGGAACACAATGGAGTGGAAGTGAAGAGATAA
- a CDS encoding GMC family oxidoreductase N-terminal domain-containing protein: MKNYNVIVIGAGGGGAVVAKELGEVGLKVLMLEAGPWYGNSKWPHPNTDKGAVSSQHPEDLNIELFKQSYSKLENDMNDLIAGKLRWGPANRERPPWNRVFEHSGFVWQNSGVGGSTQHYLGNSPRAFPTAIDDEWPLSYRELLPFYEKVEAELPVEFSPITTKEELFYFGAKRAGWSLLSTLNVTRAGYRPQPNAILPPNPNLTNTKYSTYELSWMEGCTLAGHCINGCPHGPSVDKIAKRSTNVSYTPLALATGNVEVMPNTFTYQIITENHPKEGIRATGVKVRNTWTDMKQDLYADCIVIAAGAVETPRLWLNSQLPFNEWVGKGLVNHNMDLVTGIFHSNELSSIINSPVVGPNVGHTSGARFDYPGLGSLLAMGLSPGLTSSFAYALSNSGNSPNFHTQPFSKGRVVGKGLMELMSNYQNTMNLLVAIDDEVVKNNKISIMPSITDEHGPVPAISYVPTKNTLRKKKELVKIAVDILRSAGAKKIVHSDWPDGIMIHIMSTMRMGYVVDQNCEAFQVKRLFIADNSVLCNGLGGPNPTLTTQALATRTATIIKDKYF, encoded by the coding sequence ATGAAAAATTATAATGTTATTGTCATTGGTGCTGGTGGCGGCGGTGCAGTTGTTGCTAAAGAACTTGGTGAAGTAGGCTTAAAAGTTCTTATGCTCGAAGCAGGACCTTGGTATGGAAATAGCAAGTGGCCACATCCTAATACGGACAAAGGTGCTGTTTCTAGCCAACATCCTGAGGATTTAAATATTGAATTATTTAAGCAATCGTATTCTAAGTTAGAAAATGATATGAATGATTTAATCGCAGGAAAGCTTCGTTGGGGACCAGCAAATCGAGAGCGTCCACCTTGGAATAGAGTATTTGAACATAGTGGTTTTGTATGGCAAAATTCCGGAGTCGGTGGGTCTACTCAACACTATTTGGGTAATTCTCCGAGAGCCTTTCCTACTGCGATAGATGATGAGTGGCCTTTGTCATATCGGGAACTATTACCCTTCTATGAGAAGGTCGAAGCTGAATTACCTGTAGAATTCTCTCCAATAACAACCAAAGAAGAACTATTTTACTTTGGTGCTAAAAGAGCAGGTTGGAGCCTCCTTTCTACTTTAAATGTTACCCGTGCAGGTTATCGGCCACAACCAAATGCCATTTTGCCTCCTAACCCGAACCTTACTAATACAAAATACTCAACTTATGAATTGTCATGGATGGAAGGCTGTACGCTGGCTGGCCATTGTATAAACGGCTGTCCTCATGGTCCCTCTGTAGATAAAATAGCAAAACGCTCCACAAATGTAAGCTACACTCCATTAGCATTAGCTACCGGAAATGTAGAAGTTATGCCTAATACTTTTACGTATCAAATAATTACAGAGAACCACCCAAAAGAAGGGATCAGGGCAACTGGCGTTAAGGTGAGGAATACTTGGACAGATATGAAACAAGATCTCTACGCAGATTGCATTGTAATCGCAGCAGGAGCGGTTGAAACTCCACGTCTTTGGCTAAATTCACAATTACCTTTTAACGAATGGGTCGGAAAAGGATTAGTTAACCACAATATGGACTTGGTTACGGGTATCTTTCACTCAAACGAGCTAAGCTCAATTATTAATAGTCCTGTTGTAGGACCAAACGTTGGACACACATCAGGCGCCAGGTTTGATTATCCTGGTCTAGGATCATTATTAGCGATGGGCTTAAGTCCAGGATTAACCTCATCCTTTGCTTACGCCTTAAGTAATTCGGGTAACTCTCCTAATTTTCATACACAACCGTTTAGTAAGGGGCGGGTAGTAGGAAAAGGGTTAATGGAATTGATGTCCAATTATCAAAATACAATGAACTTGCTAGTCGCAATTGATGATGAAGTCGTTAAGAATAATAAAATTTCTATTATGCCTTCTATAACAGATGAACATGGACCTGTTCCTGCTATTAGTTATGTTCCAACTAAAAATACCTTAAGGAAGAAAAAAGAATTGGTTAAGATAGCAGTCGATATTCTTAGAAGTGCAGGTGCAAAGAAAATTGTTCACTCGGATTGGCCGGATGGAATTATGATTCATATTATGAGTACAATGAGAATGGGTTATGTAGTAGATCAAAACTGTGAAGCCTTTCAGGTGAAGAGATTATTTATAGCAGATAACAGTGTTTTATGTAATGGTCTTGGAGGTCCCAATCCTACGCTAACTACTCAAGCATTAGCAACTAGAACAGCGACAATTATTAAAGATAAATACTTTTAA
- a CDS encoding CBO0543 family protein, with protein MLRSKNNQRDILILKIIWLLTIGLLFKYIPKNKIRNGIVAFLYKQIVTWLFGLLVVEKGLIKYPVRFFKKANKSSFSFEYFIYPAICAIFNLNYPEEKNKFIKLLYYIFHSGAITTFEVLAERYTNTIKYVKWKWYWSFITIGITYYSSRLFYRWFYKEEFKNKLKQS; from the coding sequence ATGCTTAGATCAAAGAATAATCAAAGAGACATCTTAATTTTAAAAATAATATGGCTACTAACAATTGGACTTCTTTTTAAATACATACCCAAAAATAAGATAAGAAACGGAATCGTAGCATTTCTATATAAACAAATTGTAACTTGGTTATTTGGCTTACTTGTAGTTGAAAAAGGACTTATTAAATATCCAGTTAGATTTTTTAAAAAGGCAAATAAATCAAGTTTTTCATTTGAATATTTTATTTACCCAGCCATTTGTGCAATTTTTAACTTAAATTATCCAGAAGAAAAGAACAAATTTATAAAACTTCTTTATTATATCTTCCATTCAGGGGCTATAACTACATTCGAAGTCTTGGCAGAAAGATACACGAACACTATTAAATATGTAAAGTGGAAGTGGTATTGGAGTTTTATTACGATAGGCATAACCTATTATTCATCAAGGCTGTTTTATCGTTGGTTTTATAAAGAAGAATTTAAAAACAAACTAAAACAAAGCTAG
- a CDS encoding calcium-translocating P-type ATPase, PMCA-type codes for MNDFFRKTSDEVLKILQVTSKGLSSDEVQKRREEYGFNELTEGKRKSTAEVFFDQFKDLLVIILVVAALISAFLGKLESTIVILVVVIINAILGTVQHVKAEQSLNSLKALSSPTAKVLRNGQKVEIPSREIVVGDIIYLDAGDFVSADGRILENYSIQINESSLTGESLSVLKEVEPIEDEDVPIGDKKNMVFSGSYVTYGRAVIVVTSTGMETEIGKIANLLESAKEKKTPLQASLDNFGKKLAIGIIAIAILIFAVDLFRGNEIIESFMFAVALAVAAIPEALSSIVTIVLAIGTQKMAKQNAIVRKLHAVESLGGISIICSDKTGTLTQNKMSVQKVFVDNKIIEQGQLNVKNTIENRIILMSLLCNDSVTIDKKEIGDPTEIALVNFGEDYQYDELVLREEYPRLSELPFDSDRKLMSTVVKDKDSDTHFMVTKGAVDVLISRIKNYETSGETVEFTEEHKQEVERINREFSMNGLRVLAFAYKEVPAGKKISLEDESDLTFIGLVSMMDPPRDESFGAVAACIEAGIKPIMITGDHKITASAIAKQIGILKDDSEAIEGAAIEKWSDEELKERVEGISVYARVSPEHKIRIVKAWQEKGNVVAMTGDGVNDGPALKQADIGIAMGITGTEVAKEASSIVLTDDNFSTIVKAISNGRSIYANIKNSIKFLLAGNTGGVLSVLYASFLALPVPFAAVHLLFINLLTDSLPAIAIGLEPYNKKIMKEKPRDINVPLLNKAFARQVLVEGVLIAIATLLAYHIGLSTGDALIASTMAFSTLCLARLFHGLNARGKGSIFQLGVFSNKFIWFAILIGIFLLHLVLLVPPLMGVFEIATLNSAQFISIYGLSLLPLVVIQLYKVFFVKVGE; via the coding sequence ATGAATGATTTTTTTAGGAAAACATCCGATGAAGTACTAAAGATATTACAAGTGACTAGTAAGGGTTTATCTTCTGATGAAGTACAAAAACGTAGAGAGGAATACGGGTTTAACGAATTGACGGAAGGTAAGCGTAAAAGTACAGCGGAGGTATTTTTTGATCAGTTTAAAGACCTTCTTGTTATTATCTTAGTTGTCGCTGCACTCATATCGGCATTTCTAGGAAAGCTTGAAAGTACAATTGTAATTCTTGTTGTTGTTATCATCAATGCTATTCTTGGTACTGTCCAGCATGTGAAGGCGGAACAAAGTTTAAACAGTCTGAAGGCTCTCTCGTCACCGACAGCCAAGGTGTTGCGAAATGGTCAGAAGGTTGAAATTCCATCAAGGGAAATAGTCGTTGGCGATATTATTTACCTGGATGCCGGAGACTTTGTCAGTGCTGATGGGAGAATACTTGAGAATTACAGCATTCAAATAAATGAAAGCTCACTCACAGGTGAGTCATTAAGTGTCCTGAAGGAAGTTGAACCAATTGAAGATGAGGATGTTCCAATTGGTGATAAAAAGAACATGGTTTTTTCAGGAAGTTATGTTACATATGGTAGAGCCGTTATTGTCGTGACCAGCACGGGTATGGAAACGGAAATAGGAAAAATCGCTAATCTATTAGAATCAGCAAAAGAGAAGAAGACACCTCTTCAAGCAAGTCTTGATAATTTTGGGAAGAAGCTTGCCATCGGTATTATTGCCATTGCCATTCTTATTTTTGCAGTGGATTTATTTAGAGGAAATGAAATCATTGAATCATTTATGTTTGCCGTAGCCCTTGCTGTTGCTGCTATCCCTGAAGCACTCAGTTCAATTGTAACGATTGTGCTCGCAATTGGAACGCAAAAGATGGCGAAGCAGAATGCAATTGTTCGAAAGCTTCATGCGGTCGAAAGTCTAGGGGGCATATCGATTATTTGCTCGGATAAGACTGGAACTCTAACCCAAAATAAGATGTCCGTTCAAAAGGTGTTTGTAGACAATAAGATCATTGAACAAGGGCAATTGAATGTTAAAAATACAATCGAGAATCGGATTATTCTAATGTCTCTGTTGTGTAATGATTCCGTTACGATTGATAAAAAAGAGATTGGTGATCCAACCGAAATTGCACTCGTTAATTTCGGAGAGGACTACCAATACGATGAGTTAGTGCTTAGGGAGGAATATCCACGACTTAGTGAACTTCCTTTTGACTCTGATCGAAAGCTAATGAGTACTGTTGTTAAGGATAAAGATAGTGATACGCATTTTATGGTCACAAAGGGAGCAGTTGATGTTCTTATTTCTAGAATCAAAAATTATGAGACATCTGGTGAAACAGTTGAATTTACCGAAGAACATAAACAGGAAGTTGAACGTATAAACAGGGAATTTTCAATGAACGGACTTAGAGTCCTTGCATTTGCTTATAAAGAAGTACCAGCAGGTAAAAAAATAAGTCTTGAAGATGAAAGTGACTTAACGTTTATAGGATTGGTATCAATGATGGACCCTCCAAGGGATGAATCATTCGGCGCCGTAGCTGCTTGTATTGAAGCGGGTATTAAGCCAATTATGATTACCGGGGACCATAAAATCACGGCATCAGCAATTGCGAAACAGATAGGTATTTTAAAGGATGATTCAGAAGCAATTGAAGGAGCAGCAATTGAGAAGTGGAGTGATGAGGAGCTAAAGGAACGAGTGGAAGGTATTTCTGTCTATGCTCGTGTTTCTCCTGAGCATAAGATTCGAATTGTGAAAGCATGGCAAGAAAAAGGAAACGTTGTTGCGATGACTGGTGATGGTGTAAATGATGGACCAGCGTTAAAGCAGGCAGATATAGGAATTGCCATGGGGATTACTGGTACAGAAGTAGCCAAGGAAGCATCATCGATCGTGTTAACAGATGATAACTTTTCAACGATTGTCAAAGCCATTTCTAATGGACGAAGTATCTATGCCAATATCAAGAATTCGATTAAATTCCTTTTAGCAGGAAATACAGGTGGCGTATTGTCCGTACTTTATGCGTCTTTCTTGGCATTACCAGTTCCGTTTGCTGCTGTTCATTTACTATTCATCAACCTACTAACTGACAGTTTACCGGCAATTGCAATAGGTTTAGAACCGTATAATAAGAAAATCATGAAAGAAAAACCAAGAGATATTAACGTTCCATTGTTAAACAAGGCCTTCGCCCGACAAGTACTTGTGGAAGGTGTTCTTATAGCGATAGCCACTTTACTCGCATACCATATTGGGTTATCCACAGGTGATGCATTAATTGCTAGTACAATGGCTTTCTCAACACTATGTTTGGCACGATTGTTCCATGGATTAAACGCACGAGGCAAAGGATCCATATTTCAACTGGGAGTATTTTCAAATAAGTTCATTTGGTTTGCGATCCTTATCGGAATTTTCCTGTTACACCTAGTATTATTAGTACCACCACTTATGGGAGTATTTGAAATTGCAACGCTAAATAGTGCACAATTTATTTCGATTTATGGACTGTCGTTATTGCCGCTCGTGGTCATTCAGCTTTACAAGGTGTTTTTTGTGAAGGTAGGGGAGTAA
- a CDS encoding cysteine hydrolase family protein has product MTQSLNLPALMILDVQKGFDDPYWGKRCNPKAEENMARLQTEWRKRGGTIIYSKHLSIQPDSPLHHTKKIGTEFKDIIAPRPGEPVFTKQVNSAFIGTELEIFLTKNQINSVVITGLSTQHCVSTTTRMSGNLGYQTYLVSDAIAAFEITGHLGKQHSAETVQELELAMLQKEFATIVTTDEILTQVVNVDSADGLITSS; this is encoded by the coding sequence ATGACCCAAAGTTTGAATTTACCTGCATTGATGATATTAGATGTTCAAAAAGGATTTGATGATCCGTACTGGGGGAAAAGATGCAATCCTAAAGCAGAGGAAAATATGGCACGGCTGCAAACGGAATGGAGAAAGAGAGGGGGAACCATTATATATAGTAAACATTTATCCATTCAACCGGATTCTCCTTTGCATCATACAAAGAAAATTGGAACAGAGTTTAAGGACATTATTGCCCCTAGACCAGGTGAACCAGTTTTTACTAAGCAAGTGAACAGTGCCTTTATCGGAACAGAGTTAGAGATATTTTTAACTAAGAATCAAATCAACTCAGTCGTAATTACGGGTCTTTCCACCCAACACTGTGTATCAACCACCACAAGGATGAGCGGTAATCTAGGTTATCAAACGTATTTGGTATCAGATGCGATTGCTGCCTTTGAGATAACGGGCCATCTCGGAAAACAGCACTCAGCAGAAACTGTACAAGAACTGGAGCTGGCGATGCTTCAAAAAGAGTTCGCTACTATCGTAACAACGGATGAAATTCTTACTCAGGTGGTAAATGTGGATAGCGCAGATGGTCTAATAACTAGTTCATAA
- a CDS encoding GNAT family N-acetyltransferase: protein MNKIIVELKTGELVIIREVEHSDSFATLTIAQQILNEGLGLTSKKEFHNSIEMEQEWIKSFINNKDKKLFLVSEYQDKVVGFLSFESIEKEKSSHQGSFGISIDNGWRNKGLGRHLIEALLDWCKKNPKIEILRLEVLGSNTSAINLYKNLGFVEEGRLIKYIKNNSYYDELVLMAIHL from the coding sequence ATGAATAAAATTATAGTTGAACTTAAAACAGGGGAACTTGTCATTATCAGGGAGGTGGAACATAGTGATTCCTTTGCAACCTTAACCATTGCACAGCAAATCCTTAATGAGGGATTAGGATTAACAAGTAAGAAAGAATTTCATAATTCGATTGAAATGGAACAAGAGTGGATAAAAAGTTTCATAAACAATAAAGATAAAAAGCTATTTTTAGTTTCGGAATATCAAGATAAAGTTGTAGGATTTTTATCTTTTGAGAGTATTGAGAAGGAAAAAAGTAGCCATCAAGGTTCGTTCGGAATTAGTATTGACAATGGTTGGAGAAACAAAGGTCTAGGTAGACACCTAATTGAAGCACTTTTAGATTGGTGTAAAAAGAACCCAAAAATAGAAATATTAAGATTAGAGGTTTTAGGTTCAAATACCTCTGCTATAAATTTATATAAAAATTTGGGGTTTGTAGAAGAAGGACGCCTCATTAAATATATAAAAAATAATTCATATTATGATGAACTTGTATTGATGGCAATTCATTTATAA
- a CDS encoding spore coat protein, whose amino-acid sequence MNPIIETLTGMDALSDQVVAMDLLISAKSGIRNYAMAVTEAGTPEIKEILTRHLVEALDMHEQLSGYMAEKGWYHAWDTNEQISLDLNNINTALNLPTL is encoded by the coding sequence ATGAATCCAATCATTGAAACTTTAACTGGCATGGACGCACTATCGGATCAAGTGGTTGCAATGGATCTACTCATTTCAGCTAAAAGTGGAATAAGAAATTATGCTATGGCAGTTACGGAGGCAGGAACACCGGAAATTAAAGAAATACTCACTCGCCATTTAGTGGAAGCTCTTGATATGCATGAACAACTATCCGGATATATGGCAGAAAAAGGATGGTACCATGCTTGGGATACAAACGAACAAATCAGTTTAGATTTGAATAATATCAATACAGCATTGAACTTACCGACATTATAA
- a CDS encoding zinc-dependent alcohol dehydrogenase — MKAVTYQGIKNVVVKEVPDPKIEKPDDMIIKVTSTAICGSDLHLIHGMIPNLQENYIIGHEPMGIVEEVGPGVTKVKKGDRVIIPFNIACGECTYCKNHLESQCDNSNDNGDMGAYFGYSGTTGGYPGGQAEYLRVPFANFTHFKIPETCEEPDEKLTVIADAMTTGFWSVDNAGVKDGDTVIVLGCGPVGLFAQKFCWLKGAKRVIAVDYVNYRLQHAKRTNKVEIVNFEDHENVGSYLKEITKGGADVVIDAVGMDGKMTDLEFLASGMKLQGGALSAFIMASQAVRKGGTIQVTGVYGGRYNGFPLGDIMQRNINIRSGQAPVIHYMPYMFELVSTGKIDPGDVVSHVLPLSEAKRGYEIFDTKMDECIKVVLKP, encoded by the coding sequence ATGAAGGCAGTAACGTATCAAGGTATTAAAAATGTTGTAGTCAAAGAAGTTCCAGATCCAAAAATTGAGAAACCAGATGATATGATTATTAAAGTAACAAGTACAGCAATATGTGGGTCTGATTTACATTTAATTCATGGCATGATTCCTAACCTGCAAGAAAACTATATTATTGGCCATGAACCAATGGGAATTGTAGAAGAAGTTGGTCCAGGTGTGACTAAGGTAAAAAAGGGAGATCGAGTCATTATCCCTTTTAATATAGCATGCGGTGAATGCACTTATTGTAAAAACCATTTGGAAAGCCAATGTGATAATTCTAATGATAATGGTGATATGGGTGCCTATTTTGGATATTCTGGTACGACGGGTGGCTATCCAGGTGGCCAAGCCGAATATTTAAGAGTGCCCTTTGCCAACTTTACTCATTTCAAAATTCCAGAGACTTGTGAAGAACCAGATGAAAAGTTAACAGTTATTGCCGATGCGATGACTACTGGTTTTTGGAGTGTTGACAATGCAGGCGTAAAGGATGGAGATACAGTTATTGTTCTTGGCTGTGGTCCAGTTGGTCTTTTTGCTCAAAAATTCTGTTGGTTAAAAGGGGCAAAGCGAGTCATTGCAGTTGATTATGTCAATTATCGCCTGCAGCACGCTAAGCGCACCAACAAAGTAGAAATTGTTAACTTTGAAGACCATGAAAATGTTGGAAGTTATTTGAAGGAAATCACCAAAGGCGGAGCTGATGTTGTCATTGATGCAGTTGGTATGGACGGTAAAATGACTGATTTAGAGTTCCTGGCGAGCGGAATGAAGCTTCAAGGCGGAGCATTAAGTGCGTTTATCATGGCTTCACAAGCAGTGCGTAAAGGCGGGACAATTCAAGTTACTGGCGTTTACGGCGGCAGATATAATGGTTTCCCTCTTGGAGATATTATGCAGCGAAATATCAATATCCGTTCTGGGCAAGCACCTGTGATTCACTATATGCCATATATGTTTGAATTAGTTTCGACCGGAAAAATTGATCCAGGGGATGTCGTGAGTCATGTACTTCCACTTAGTGAAGCGAAGCGTGGCTATGAAATTTTTGACACAAAAATGGATGAATGTATAAAAGTCGTGTTGAAACCTTGA
- a CDS encoding spore coat protein produces MNQDYLDPINALHVPELADTTFAMDLLLRSKEGVRNIAVALTESASPDVRTLLRNQLMQGIAMHQEVTELMINKKWFHPYELTEQYKLDQLSANNTLMIGKMNLFPVETNRKGMFDRTPDDH; encoded by the coding sequence TTGAACCAGGATTATCTAGACCCTATAAACGCGCTACACGTACCAGAGCTAGCAGATACCACTTTTGCGATGGATTTACTTCTTCGTTCAAAAGAAGGTGTGCGCAATATTGCTGTCGCATTAACGGAGTCTGCATCACCTGATGTTAGAACCCTCTTACGAAACCAGTTAATGCAAGGTATTGCCATGCACCAAGAAGTTACAGAACTAATGATTAATAAAAAATGGTTCCATCCATACGAACTAACTGAACAGTATAAACTAGATCAACTCTCTGCAAACAATACATTAATGATTGGCAAAATGAATCTATTCCCAGTTGAGACCAATAGAAAAGGTATGTTTGACCGGACACCTGATGATCACTAA
- a CDS encoding spore gernimation protein GerQ, whose product MDNQKLADHESLDLHEVINFKTLCLAKSKLMQGLVFDQDLKALMQKDVEQSMQALGELQAVYQRAPFEAPVPQNRPTPIIN is encoded by the coding sequence ATGGATAATCAAAAATTAGCTGATCATGAATCATTGGATTTACATGAAGTTATTAATTTTAAAACCCTATGCTTAGCGAAATCAAAACTAATGCAAGGACTCGTATTTGATCAAGATTTGAAAGCATTAATGCAAAAAGATGTTGAACAATCCATGCAAGCTCTTGGAGAATTACAGGCTGTTTATCAACGCGCACCTTTTGAAGCTCCAGTTCCTCAAAACCGACCAACACCGATAATAAATTGA